In Mycolicibacterium phocaicum, one DNA window encodes the following:
- a CDS encoding histidine phosphatase family protein gives MQLLLIRHALPLRNEPGEGADPDLSEEGIAQANRLPDALKRFPITRLISSPQKRAIQTGQPVAAALGLNIEIDDRLAEYDRDMAQYIPIEQIAAEHPEEMARLMTGHLPSSVDEEAFLARITEAVMDIASEAEAEDTVVIFSHGGVINGLLHDIVPTERILSFQVDYTGITRLLASRSGRLAVAGVNSVEHVWDLLPRNQRW, from the coding sequence GTGCAATTGCTTTTGATCCGTCATGCCCTGCCGCTGCGCAACGAGCCCGGCGAGGGCGCCGACCCCGACCTGTCGGAGGAAGGCATCGCGCAGGCCAACCGGCTGCCCGACGCGCTCAAGCGGTTCCCGATCACCCGGCTCATCAGCAGCCCGCAGAAGCGCGCCATCCAGACCGGGCAGCCGGTGGCGGCCGCGCTCGGGCTGAACATCGAGATCGACGACCGGCTCGCCGAGTACGACCGCGACATGGCGCAGTACATCCCCATCGAGCAGATCGCGGCCGAGCACCCCGAGGAGATGGCCCGGCTCATGACCGGCCACCTGCCCAGCAGCGTCGATGAAGAGGCGTTCCTCGCCCGCATCACCGAGGCCGTCATGGACATCGCGAGCGAGGCCGAAGCCGAGGACACCGTCGTGATCTTCAGCCACGGCGGCGTGATCAACGGATTGCTGCACGACATCGTGCCCACCGAGCGCATCCTGTCGTTCCAGGTCGACTACACCGGCATCACCCGGCTGTTGGCCTCGCGCAGCGGCCGCCTCGCGGTGGCCGGCGTCAACAGCGTCGAACACGTGTGGGATCTGCTCCCGCGAAATCAGCGGTGGTAG
- a CDS encoding ABC transporter substrate-binding protein has translation MARILTALAVLLAALLTGCGSANPLGGGSISGDLKSIVVGSADFPESKIIAEIYAQALAANGFTVGRQFGIGSRETYVPAVKDHSIDLIPEYTGNLLQYFDPKTTATAADDVELALARVLPGDLSILTPSPAEDTDTVAVSAETAKKWNLKTIGDLAQHSAQVKFGAPSEFLQRTEGLPGLKAKYGLDIAPANFIAISDGGGPATVRALVDGTVTAADIFSTSPAIVQNNLVVLEDPKHNFLAANVVPLVASQKKSDLLKTVLDGVSAKLTTKALIEMNTAVSGNSGVDADQAAKKWVQDNGFDKPVSR, from the coding sequence GTGGCGCGAATTCTGACCGCTCTGGCCGTACTGCTGGCTGCCCTGTTGACGGGCTGCGGCAGTGCCAATCCCCTCGGTGGGGGCAGCATTTCCGGTGATCTCAAGTCGATCGTGGTGGGGTCCGCCGACTTCCCCGAGTCGAAGATCATCGCCGAGATCTATGCGCAGGCGTTGGCGGCCAACGGCTTTACCGTCGGTCGTCAGTTCGGCATCGGCAGCCGCGAGACGTACGTCCCTGCGGTGAAGGACCATTCGATCGACCTGATCCCGGAATACACGGGCAATCTGCTGCAGTACTTCGACCCCAAGACCACGGCCACGGCCGCCGATGATGTCGAATTGGCGCTCGCGCGAGTGCTTCCGGGTGACCTGTCGATCCTGACTCCCTCGCCGGCCGAAGACACCGACACCGTGGCCGTATCAGCCGAGACCGCGAAGAAGTGGAACCTCAAGACCATCGGTGATCTGGCCCAGCACTCGGCCCAGGTGAAATTCGGTGCGCCGTCGGAGTTTCTGCAGCGGACCGAGGGTCTGCCCGGTTTGAAAGCCAAGTACGGCCTCGATATCGCGCCGGCCAACTTCATCGCCATCAGCGACGGCGGGGGACCGGCCACCGTGCGGGCGCTGGTCGACGGAACCGTCACCGCGGCAGACATTTTCAGCACCTCGCCGGCCATCGTCCAGAACAACCTGGTCGTGCTCGAGGATCCGAAACACAACTTCCTGGCCGCCAACGTGGTGCCGCTGGTGGCGTCGCAGAAGAAGTCCGATCTGCTCAAGACGGTGCTCGACGGCGTCAGTGCGAAACTCACGACGAAAGCGCTCATCGAGATGAACACCGCGGTCTCCGGCAACAGCGGCGTCGACGCCGACCAGGCTGCGAAAAAGTGGGTCCAGGACAACGGATTCGACAAGCCGGTGAGCCGATGA
- a CDS encoding phosphotransferase family protein, whose product MGSLDGLDLTALDAHLREIGVARNGELRAELIAGGRSNLTFLVFDDAAKWVLRRPPLHGLTPSAHDMAREYKVVAALEGTTVPVAHPVTMRNDDSVLGAPFQMVDFVPGRVVRHSAELDALGDQQAIDACVDALIKVLADLHALDPEAVGLGDFGKANGYLERQVRRWGSQWDLVRLPDDARDADVRRLHGLLTEKLPPQSRSAIVHGDYRIDNTMLDAVDATKVRAVLDWEMSTLGDPLSDAALMCVYRHPMFGMVHSDAAWSSDKIPPMDQLAQKYSVAAGQPLDHWDFYLALAYFKLAIIAAGIDFRARMAAGGAGHDDPVGEAVAPLIAAGLAALT is encoded by the coding sequence GTGGGATCTCTCGACGGCTTGGACCTGACCGCCCTTGACGCGCACCTGCGCGAGATCGGGGTGGCCCGCAACGGTGAGTTGCGCGCCGAGCTGATCGCCGGTGGCCGGTCGAATCTGACGTTCCTGGTGTTCGACGACGCCGCCAAGTGGGTGCTGCGCCGGCCGCCGTTGCACGGCCTGACGCCGTCTGCGCATGACATGGCCCGTGAGTACAAAGTCGTTGCGGCGCTTGAGGGTACGACGGTGCCGGTCGCGCACCCGGTGACGATGCGTAATGACGACTCGGTACTGGGCGCGCCGTTCCAGATGGTCGATTTCGTGCCGGGCCGGGTAGTGCGGCACTCTGCGGAGCTCGATGCGCTGGGCGACCAGCAGGCCATCGATGCCTGCGTCGACGCGCTGATCAAGGTGCTGGCCGACCTGCATGCCCTGGATCCCGAGGCTGTCGGACTTGGGGATTTCGGGAAGGCCAACGGATACCTGGAGCGGCAGGTGCGGCGCTGGGGTTCGCAGTGGGACCTGGTGCGGCTGCCCGACGATGCGCGCGACGCGGACGTGCGCCGGCTGCATGGTCTGCTGACGGAAAAGCTGCCACCGCAGAGCCGTAGCGCCATCGTGCACGGCGACTACCGCATTGACAACACCATGCTCGACGCCGTCGACGCGACCAAAGTGCGGGCGGTGCTGGACTGGGAGATGTCGACGCTCGGTGACCCGCTGTCCGACGCCGCGCTGATGTGCGTCTACCGCCACCCGATGTTCGGCATGGTGCACTCCGACGCGGCCTGGTCCTCGGACAAGATTCCGCCGATGGACCAGCTGGCCCAGAAGTACTCCGTCGCGGCCGGGCAGCCTCTCGATCACTGGGATTTTTACCTGGCGCTGGCCTACTTCAAGCTCGCGATCATCGCCGCCGGTATCGACTTCCGCGCCCGGATGGCCGCCGGCGGAGCCGGCCACGACGACCCCGTCGGCGAGGCCGTCGCCCCGCTCATCGCCGCCGGCCTCGCTGCCCTCACCTAG
- a CDS encoding lipopolysaccharide assembly protein LapA domain-containing protein — protein MSSEHASTPEPTGPTHEAAPTHAEPPAPKSPKPDSAPAKKPKTPESAVKFTRTAALWTALVLGFLILILLLVFVIQNDTPVDIVLLGWKLHQVQLGVTILLAAIAGGLLTFAVATTRILQLRLAAKKNLKAGL, from the coding sequence ATGAGTAGCGAGCACGCGTCTACCCCCGAGCCGACCGGGCCAACCCACGAGGCGGCGCCGACGCACGCCGAACCGCCGGCGCCCAAGTCGCCCAAGCCGGACTCGGCCCCGGCCAAGAAACCCAAGACACCCGAATCCGCCGTTAAGTTCACCCGTACCGCGGCACTGTGGACTGCGCTCGTCCTGGGCTTTCTGATCCTGATCCTGCTGCTGGTGTTCGTCATCCAGAACGACACCCCGGTCGACATCGTGCTGCTCGGCTGGAAGCTGCACCAGGTGCAACTCGGCGTGACCATCCTGCTCGCAGCCATCGCCGGCGGCCTCCTGACCTTCGCCGTCGCCACCACCCGAATCCTGCAACTGCGACTGGCCGCGAAGAAGAACCTCAAGGCCGGCCTCTAG